The genomic DNA TCATATTCTTTTTGGCGAAATTCGCATTCCACTTTCTGTTCGAGCGCGATCATTTCTTCCGCGCGACGGCGCAGCAGTATGCCGTCCTCGGTTAAAACAATCTTTCTTTTGCCCCGCTCAAACAGTCTGACACCGAGTTCTTCTTCCAACTCGGCAAGTTGGCGGGAGAGCGTGGGCTGCGTAATGTACAATGCCTCGGCTGCCCTTGATATATTTTCCTCTCTTGCAAGCGTCAAAAAATACCTTAATACCCGAAGTTCCATAATCTTTTCCATGCACAATTTTTATTTATATCATTATAACATAACTTACTGCGGCTTACAAAAAATTCCCTATGAGAAATACGAAAACTGCTCCTTTTTTATTATCTAAAAAAGTATACAGTTCTCGGTTTTTAGTATTGATTCAAACAACGCCGTCGCTCCATTAAACTTTTATCGCCCGCACTCCGCTACGCCGTCGGGATAAATTTTTCCAAATAGCGGCGCAGGTTTTTGTCGCAGACGTATACGTAAGTCCCGCGAATGCCCCTCGTCATAAGTACAGCATAGGAATTTAAAATAAAAGTTCTCAGTTCGCCGTCCGAAACGCCCCGCTTTATCTTTTTATCGTAATAATTCTTTCTGTCAACCATTATTTTGTTTTCCTGCGCGTCGAAGTAAAGTTCGGGTCCGAAAACCACCGCCGTATAGTTCAAATCCAAACCTGCGAGGGAATATATGCTGCCCATTTCCCCTTTTGCTTTGTCGTTTTCCAGCCAGCCGCCCGACTGCCTGTTCCATTTTACACCGCAATCGTCTATAACGATATCGGGCGTTTCGGGGTTGGTTTTAGATACCCATTTCCAGCCGTAACCGCCCGAACAAATTCTGCACAGGCGGTATTTTTCTTCCTTTTCGCAAAGGACTTTTCTCATTTCGGCAAAGTCGGTAAAAAGTCTGAAATCGTAATTTTCAAAATTCTTTGATCTGTCGGTATTCTGAAATAAAACGTCGTAAACGTAAGGGGTATATTCCGCGCCCGCGCGTATCCTCATCTGCTCGTCGAGATCTATCGGTCGTATGCCTCTGAAGCGGTCGTAAACGCGCTTTTCAAAACTGTTTTCGGGTATATCTGAGGGGCTTACTATCTGCTTACCGTCGTAAAACAGAATAAGGCGGTCTGAAGCGGCAAGAAGCCAGTCAAGTTCGTCGTGCGAATTGTCTAACGAAAGCCTCTTGTTTCCCTCCTCGAACGCTCTTAAATAATAGCCTATGTTCTTGTTTCGGCGCAGCCTCTGCGCTTCGTCGCATATCAGTATGTCATAGCGACGTTTAGTGGCTTCTACTGGCGATATTACGTCCTCTTTGTTCAGTTCAGGCGTGCCTGAAAACACCTTTTTTATTTCTTTGCGGGTGGAAGGGTTGGCGTAAACCAGTCCCGTTTTTAATTTTCGGTATTCGGTATGCGTTTTAAGATAATAGAATAGTGATACGGCTACCGCCGTTTTGCCGCAGCCCGCGT from Candidatus Borkfalkia ceftriaxoniphila includes the following:
- a CDS encoding DNA/RNA helicase domain-containing protein; protein product: MIKLEIFTHPFADYKNLNLPWDYHCLYILENGKQVYIGETKDIARRNKEHLAPYDLCGKFTFDRIHVITGEDFEETPAKHYEDLLIRLMHADGKFEVINRKMGDWTHYKRKNDFELSFDRLWPELEKKGLVNEKHFYSVLNKGMYKYCPDMMRLTEKQQAALKSIINAINSKETFPTNEKFRSRPILIRGDAGCGKTAVAVSLFYYLKTHTEYRKLKTGLVYANPSTRKEIKKVFSGTPELNKEDVISPVEATKRRYDILICDEAQRLRRNKNIGYYLRAFEEGNKRLSLDNSHDELDWLLAASDRLILFYDGKQIVSPSDIPENSFEKRVYDRFRGIRPIDLDEQMRIRAGAEYTPYVYDVLFQNTDRSKNFENYDFRLFTDFAEMRKVLCEKEEKYRLCRICSGGYGWKWVSKTNPETPDIVIDDCGVKWNRQSGGWLENDKAKGEMGSIYSLAGLDLNYTAVVFGPELYFDAQENKIMVDRKNYYDKKIKRGVSDGELRTFILNSYAVLMTRGIRGTYVYVCDKNLRRYLEKFIPTA